In Prunus dulcis chromosome 2, ALMONDv2, whole genome shotgun sequence, a single genomic region encodes these proteins:
- the LOC117617959 gene encoding protein phosphatase 2C 37-like encodes MAGICCGVVGEAEASTTIDASPRNSRRRRLELLPLKYIADVAVKPSTVENGRKRQKIDLYRSSSLVPQKAVESSSEVKSKSESEGSKLNATVRFGDDDFDAVNGDHQESSVRVENEAVQVQALQESPRFGMTSVCGRRRDMEDAVSIHPSFYQNDGPDSNGAHFYGVFDGHGCSHVALKCKDRLHEIVKQELETEGAFIQWKGAMERSFAKMDDEVQEGNLVAQGPNCRCELQTPQCDAVGSTAVVAVVTPENIIVSNCGDSRAVLCRNGVAVPLSSDHKPDRPDELVRIEAAGGRVIYWDGARVLGVLAMSRAIGDNYLKPYVISEPEVTIMNRSAEDECLILASDGLWDVVSNDTACGVVRMCLRAQKTTSHSESSGTDAAVRSDKACLDASILLTKLALARQSSDNVSVVVVDLRRPGRC; translated from the exons atGGCTGGAATTTGCTGCGGTGTTGTCGGAGAAGCTGAGGCGTCAACTACGATTGACGCAAGCCCAAGGAATTCGAGGCGTAGGAGATTGGAGCTCCTACCGCTTAAATACATAGCTGACGTAGCCGTGAAACCGTCGACGGTGGAGAACGGCCGGAAGCGGCAGAAGATTGATCTGTACCGTTCATCGTCGTTGGTGCCACAAAAAGCAGTGGAAAGCTCCTCGGAAGTGAAATCGAAATCGGAAAGCGAAGGGTCGAAGCTGAACGCGACGGTGCGTTTTGGCGACGATGATTTTGATGCTGTGAATGGAGATCATCAGGAGTCTTCTGTGCGTGTGGAGAACGAAGCGGTGCAGGTGCAGGCACTGCAGGAGAGCCCTCGGTTTGGTATGACTTCGGTTTGTGGGAGAAGACGAGACATGGAAGACGCCGTTTCGATTCACCCTTCGTTCTACCAAAACGACGGTCCAGACTCTAATGGAGCCCACTTTTATGGCGTTTTCGACGGCCATGGCTGCTCTCAT GTGGCCTTGAAGTGCAAGGATCGGTTGCATGAAATCGTGAAGCAAGAGCTCGAAACGGAAGGCGCGTTCATACAGTGGAAGGGCGCGATGGAGCGAAGCTTCGCGAAGATGGACGATGAGGTCCAGGAAGGAAACCTGGTTGCTCAAGGCCCGAATTGCCGGTGCGAGCTTCAGACTCCGCAGTGCGACGCCGTTGGATCTACGGCGGTCGTTGCTGTCGTCACTCCGGAGAATATTATCGTCTCTAATTGCGGCGATTCCCGCGCCGTGCTTTGCCGAAACGGCGTCGCCGTCCCTCTTTCCTCCGATCATAAG CCGGATCGACCCGATGAGCTGGTTCGGATCGAAGCCGCGGGCGGGCGGGTCATCTACTGGGACGGTGCGAGAGTCCTGGGAGTTTTGGCCATGTCGAGAGCCATTGGCGACAACTATCTGAAACCGTACGTGATATCGGAACCGGAGGTGACGATCATGAATCGGTCGGCGGAGGACGAGTGTCTGATTCTGGCCAGCGACGGCCTCTGGGACGTGGTATCAAACGACACCGCGTGCGGAGTCGTTCGCATGTGCTTGCGCGCGCAGAAGACGACCTCGCATTCGGAGTCGTCTGGAACTGACGCGGCAGTGAGGTCCGACAAGGCGTGTTTGGACGCCTCAATCTTGTTGACCAAGTTGGCCTTGGCTAGGCAGAGCAGCGACAACGTCAGCGTTGTCGTGGTGGATTTGAGAAGACCCGGGAGGTGCTAA
- the LOC117619224 gene encoding tropinone reductase homolog At5g06060-like, with protein sequence MAKAESSLPNSRWSLKGMTALVTGGTRGIGYAVVEELAGFGAAVHTCSRKEAELHKCLKEWEAKGFLVTGSVCDASSKTEREKLVQQVSSSCNGKLNILVNNVGTNIRKPTTQYTSEEYSILMATNLESTYHLSQLAHPLLRASGAGSIVFISSVAGLVSIGSGTIYAASKAAINQLTKNLACEWAKDNIRSNSVCPWYTRTSLVEHLLDNKEFLEEITSRTPIDRVAEPEEVSSLVAFLCLPAASYITGQIISVDGGMTANSFNPLGGHFDF encoded by the exons ATGGCCAAGGCAGAGAGCAGCCTCCCAAACTCCAGATGGTCTCTCAAAGGAATGACTGCCCTCGTCACCGGTGGCACTCGTGGAATTGG gTATGCCGTGGTGGAAGAGCTAGCTGGGTTTGGTGCGGCTGTGCACACTTGTTCTCGGAAAGAAGCAGAACTTCACAAGTGCTTAAAGGAATGGGAGGCTAAGGGCTTTCTGGTCACTGGGTCCGTTTGTGATGCCTCGTCTAAAACCGAGAGAGAAAAGCTCGTGCAGCAAGTGTCTTCTTCTTGCAATGGCAAGCTCAACATACTT GTAAACAATGTTGGGACAAACATCAGGAAGCCAACTACTCAGTACACTTCTGAAGAATATTCAATACTCATGGCTACCAACTTAGAATCCACATACCATCTTTCCCAACTTGCACATCCTCTTTTGAGAGCATCAGGAGCAGGAAGCATTGTGTTTATATCCTCTGTTGCTGGCTTGGTGAGCATAGGCTCTGGGACCATTTATGCAGCAAGTAAAG CTGCAATTAATCAGCTTACAAAAAACCTGGCTTGTGAATGGGCAAAAGACAATATCAGGAGCAATTCTGTATGCCCTTGGTATACCAGAACCTCACTTGTGGAACAT TTGTTGGATAACAAGGAGTTTTTGGAAGAGATAACCTCACGTACCCCTATTGATCGTGTTGCAGAACCTGAGGAGGTCTCATCTCTGGTAGCCTTCCTCTGCCTACCTGCTGCTTCTTACATCACTGGACAGATTATTTCCGTTGATGGAGGAATGACTGCGAACAGTTTTAACCCATTAGGCGgccattttgatttttga